One genomic window of Desmospora activa DSM 45169 includes the following:
- a CDS encoding SLC13 family permease, whose protein sequence is MSRSFVAAAWNQLWQSHSQTKQLLLFAMPKKQAKDSTQSSSDKQVADNPEPPTYRRSQLVGLLLGPALFLWALLFFSPEGLSAQGQAVLATTLWVAVWWITEAIPIPATSLLPLILLPVTGALEGDAVASAYGDPIVFLFLGGFMIALAMEKWNLHKRMALTIISMIGTSTQRIVLGIMSATAFLSMWISNTAAVMMMIPIGTAIIYQVSQTLKDRSYEYINRKGNFEKSVILGTGFAGTIGGLATLIGTPPNVILAAMVSKLYGIQISFAGWMLIGVPISIILLFCTWFYLSRIVFPAELKALPGGKEMIQKELKSLGNTSSEEKAVLAVFLFAAFMWISRSFIWDHLIPGISDTMIAIIAAIILFLIPASQKGKRVLDWQVSKDVPWGVLLLFGGGLAIAAGFGESGLAEWIGNQLTVLEGINFLLIIVVTAALVLFLTEITSNTATATMILPILASLALAINVHPYALMVPAAMAANCAFMLPVGTPPNAIMFATGKIGITEMAKTGVWINIFTLMLVILAVYFFLPIAWGIDLTTYPASMK, encoded by the coding sequence ATGAGCAGATCCTTTGTCGCTGCAGCTTGGAATCAACTGTGGCAATCCCATTCACAAACCAAACAATTGCTGCTGTTCGCTATGCCGAAAAAGCAAGCAAAGGATTCAACCCAATCATCCTCAGACAAACAAGTGGCGGATAATCCTGAACCACCTACTTATCGACGTTCCCAACTCGTCGGATTGCTCCTGGGTCCAGCCTTGTTCCTGTGGGCGTTACTGTTTTTCTCTCCTGAGGGATTAAGCGCACAAGGGCAAGCAGTACTGGCTACTACTTTATGGGTGGCGGTCTGGTGGATCACGGAAGCGATTCCCATTCCGGCAACCTCCTTGCTCCCTTTAATCTTACTACCCGTCACCGGCGCTTTAGAGGGAGATGCGGTTGCATCCGCTTATGGGGATCCGATTGTCTTCTTATTTTTAGGCGGGTTTATGATTGCCCTAGCAATGGAAAAATGGAATCTTCATAAACGGATGGCTTTGACGATCATTTCTATGATCGGAACCAGCACACAACGGATCGTGTTGGGAATTATGTCGGCTACGGCCTTTTTATCCATGTGGATCTCCAATACCGCCGCCGTTATGATGATGATTCCGATTGGGACTGCGATCATTTACCAAGTGTCACAAACATTGAAAGATCGATCTTATGAGTATATCAATCGCAAAGGAAACTTTGAAAAGTCAGTCATCCTGGGAACCGGATTCGCTGGCACCATCGGAGGGTTGGCCACACTGATCGGAACGCCTCCCAATGTAATTTTGGCCGCCATGGTTTCCAAGCTGTACGGCATTCAAATCTCTTTTGCCGGTTGGATGTTGATCGGTGTTCCAATTAGTATCATCTTATTGTTCTGTACGTGGTTTTACCTTTCCCGCATCGTTTTTCCGGCTGAACTGAAAGCGTTGCCAGGTGGAAAAGAGATGATCCAGAAGGAATTGAAATCACTGGGAAACACCAGCTCTGAAGAAAAAGCGGTTTTGGCCGTCTTCCTCTTTGCCGCCTTTATGTGGATTTCCCGCTCTTTTATCTGGGACCATTTGATTCCCGGTATTAGCGATACCATGATCGCCATTATAGCGGCTATTATCCTGTTTTTAATCCCGGCATCGCAAAAAGGAAAGCGTGTGCTCGATTGGCAAGTATCCAAGGATGTGCCTTGGGGCGTATTGCTCCTGTTTGGCGGCGGTCTGGCAATTGCTGCAGGCTTTGGCGAATCCGGTTTGGCTGAATGGATTGGCAATCAGTTGACTGTATTGGAAGGCATCAACTTCTTGCTGATCATTGTTGTCACAGCTGCCCTGGTTCTGTTCTTGACGGAGATCACCTCCAATACGGCAACCGCCACCATGATTCTCCCGATTTTAGCTTCCCTGGCGCTGGCGATCAACGTACATCCCTATGCCTTGATGGTGCCAGCAGCTATGGCCGCTAACTGCGCCTTTATGCTGCCGGTCGGTACGCCACCCAATGCGATTATGTTCGCTACCGGAAAGATCGGGATCACTGAGATGGCGAAGACAGGCGTATGGATCAATATTTTCACCCTCATGTTGGTGATTTTGGCAGTGTACTTCTTCTTGCCAATCGCCTGGGGAATCGATTTAACCACCTATCCGGCCAGCATGAAATAA
- a CDS encoding Na+/H+ antiporter NhaC family protein codes for MVNEGEKQKQDALAEAVGSYKVKQLNFRLGAFGAVVPMLFFVGWAVATSMLQLSSEIGLVMGAVIGLALGLLLCKSKWSDYAQGIFDGMAQPVGVIAIVAWFWAGMFAQVLRSGGLVEGLVWLGDISGMTGSLFVALTFVLAAIFSTAVGTGYGTTVAFCTLMYPAGVAVEADPVMLFAAILSGAAFGDNLAPVSDTTIVSATTQNADVPGVVRSRFKYSIVAAIPAFILFALFGGGGGGIDDPAAMAAMKEASNPAGLILLLPFLLVIVLALSGHHLITSLTWGILSSIPIIVLTNLGTIGDLIRFNPDSDNVVEGALIDGVAGYMNMAILILLIVAASHLLRLGGTMEVITRSLTRWIRGVTRRAELAIWGIVSLMNSAITINTAAEIAAAPFVKEIGEKQKIHPYRRANFLDAISSALGYIFPWSAALLLGWQTISELQKQYDWLPVIAPTSAFPFVFHGWFLVLVMLIAALTGWGLRYEGKDGEEVKEQPYEEK; via the coding sequence ATGGTGAATGAAGGGGAAAAACAGAAACAAGATGCGTTAGCGGAGGCGGTTGGAAGCTATAAGGTAAAGCAGCTGAATTTTCGATTGGGGGCATTTGGCGCTGTGGTGCCGATGCTGTTTTTTGTCGGCTGGGCGGTAGCAACCAGTATGCTGCAACTAAGCTCTGAGATCGGTTTGGTGATGGGGGCTGTGATTGGATTGGCCCTGGGACTGCTTCTCTGCAAAAGTAAGTGGTCTGATTATGCTCAGGGGATATTTGATGGAATGGCACAACCGGTAGGTGTTATTGCCATCGTGGCTTGGTTCTGGGCAGGGATGTTTGCACAAGTATTGCGATCCGGTGGCTTAGTTGAAGGCCTTGTCTGGTTGGGGGACATTTCCGGTATGACTGGATCGTTGTTTGTCGCCCTCACTTTTGTGTTGGCAGCGATTTTTTCCACTGCGGTTGGAACGGGTTACGGTACCACGGTGGCCTTTTGTACCCTGATGTACCCAGCGGGTGTCGCTGTTGAAGCTGATCCGGTGATGCTGTTTGCGGCCATTTTAAGTGGGGCAGCCTTTGGGGATAACCTGGCCCCTGTATCCGATACGACGATTGTTTCCGCTACTACCCAGAATGCAGATGTTCCTGGTGTGGTGCGCTCCCGCTTTAAATACAGCATTGTCGCGGCGATCCCCGCCTTCATTCTGTTCGCTCTCTTTGGCGGTGGAGGTGGAGGAATAGATGATCCTGCCGCCATGGCGGCGATGAAGGAGGCTTCCAACCCCGCTGGTTTAATCTTGTTACTTCCTTTTCTCTTGGTAATTGTGTTGGCGCTGTCAGGGCATCATCTGATCACCTCCCTAACCTGGGGCATTCTTAGTTCCATTCCAATTATTGTCTTAACCAATCTAGGAACGATTGGTGATTTAATCCGGTTTAACCCGGACTCTGACAATGTGGTGGAGGGGGCGCTGATCGACGGTGTCGCCGGTTATATGAATATGGCCATCTTGATTCTGCTGATTGTGGCGGCATCCCATCTGTTGCGATTGGGTGGTACGATGGAAGTGATCACACGGAGCTTAACTCGGTGGATCCGGGGGGTCACCCGGCGTGCGGAATTGGCGATCTGGGGCATTGTCTCCCTGATGAACAGCGCGATCACTATCAACACCGCCGCTGAAATTGCGGCAGCCCCCTTTGTTAAAGAAATCGGCGAGAAACAGAAGATCCACCCTTACCGCCGTGCCAACTTCCTTGATGCGATCAGCTCCGCGTTGGGTTATATCTTCCCCTGGAGCGCAGCGTTGCTACTAGGTTGGCAGACAATTTCGGAATTACAGAAGCAGTATGATTGGCTGCCGGTGATCGCTCCTACTTCCGCATTCCCCTTTGTTTTTCATGGCTGGTTCCTAGTCCTGGTGATGCTAATCGCCGCATTGACCGGCTGGGGATTGCGATATGAAGGAAAAGACGGTGAAGAAGTAAAAGAGCAACCGTACGAAGAGAAATAA
- the dapF gene encoding diaminopimelate epimerase, which yields MKFTKMHGLGNDFVVVAAATLPEGTAELAQAVCDRHLGVGADGLVFILPAESGDCAMRIFNADGSEAEQCGNAVRCVARYYFERISKARRELVVETRAGLQRVWLENDGLVRVDMGYPILEGKAIPTTLDEDTVVDQQVEVKGETFHITAVSMGNPHAVIFVEDAAHFPVEEWGPLLETHSLFPQKTNVEFVTVHSPSELEMRVWERGVGQTLACGTGACASVVAAVLTGRANRTARVHLKGGDLDIDWRPADNRVYMTGGAEVVFEGEYYPFSSRFGK from the coding sequence ATGAAATTTACTAAGATGCACGGATTGGGAAATGATTTTGTAGTAGTTGCGGCTGCTACTCTGCCGGAAGGTACCGCAGAATTGGCGCAAGCGGTGTGTGATCGTCACTTGGGGGTGGGAGCCGATGGATTGGTTTTCATCCTGCCAGCGGAGAGTGGGGATTGTGCGATGCGGATCTTTAACGCAGACGGCTCCGAAGCGGAGCAGTGTGGGAATGCGGTCCGCTGTGTGGCACGCTACTATTTTGAGCGGATATCAAAGGCCCGCAGGGAACTGGTGGTTGAAACCCGTGCCGGATTGCAACGGGTTTGGTTGGAAAACGATGGGCTGGTACGGGTAGATATGGGATATCCCATCTTGGAGGGGAAGGCGATTCCAACCACGCTAGACGAGGATACAGTGGTTGATCAGCAGGTGGAGGTAAAGGGAGAAACCTTCCATATTACTGCTGTCTCCATGGGAAATCCCCATGCGGTGATCTTTGTCGAGGATGCGGCTCATTTTCCAGTGGAGGAGTGGGGCCCGCTTCTGGAAACCCATTCGCTCTTCCCCCAGAAAACGAACGTGGAATTTGTCACCGTTCATTCCCCGTCAGAGTTGGAAATGCGGGTGTGGGAACGAGGCGTAGGTCAGACGTTGGCCTGTGGCACTGGTGCCTGTGCTTCCGTTGTTGCAGCGGTTTTGACTGGGCGCGCCAATCGAACGGCCCGCGTCCATCTCAAAGGGGGCGATCTGGATATCGACTGGCGGCCGGCGGATAACCGTGTCTATATGACGGGAGGGGCGGAAGTGGTGTTTGAAGGGGAATATTATCCGTTTTCATCGAGGTTTGGAAAATAA
- a CDS encoding VanW family protein: MKTSKESNHPSLKHEVEIVERPPIDERTLKELPEVEVADSHQQMDEPSVKEEPAAKPETPTPSAEEVKVEEPPRRRMWSVVLPLMAVLLIGGTWWGWQEQWFFSGPHLILTHDDQTWTLDLTRVGYDGERPESVDREQLRAWLQTVAQEVDQPAQDARMKRWGDPIEQSEPGKVLDVAVIEEKWLKQLDSYIDHPQTIPMMTVHPKVQEEDFAVVDEKEWSVFTTRYDVANTARAANIAQSATTLDGRVVNPDETLSFLNEVGTEDQYGTVIRTVDGISHEIPAGGISQTASTLFNAVDQLDLEIIERHTYSDRDGYVAVGRDAFVRWGEGEKDFQFRNTLNHPILIRTEVGSGYVTIRIFSGLEANPRLKEIPPASVMVAPEGDSFEPLPEEELDSAPATEDNTEGSAPNSDNTKPSNGQKGSSPDTGQPDRTPGNGGQENPSDGGEDDHSTNPPVDSDPPAPEPEPGDEDGGDEPENPPENPGDTTSPEDPEEGQQPEEEGDSTEDERTIE; this comes from the coding sequence ATGAAAACATCAAAAGAGTCAAACCATCCATCCCTAAAACATGAGGTAGAGATTGTTGAGCGACCGCCGATCGATGAGCGGACGCTAAAAGAATTGCCTGAAGTTGAAGTGGCCGATTCTCATCAACAAATGGATGAACCCTCTGTGAAGGAAGAACCCGCCGCAAAACCGGAGACGCCGACACCATCTGCGGAAGAAGTAAAAGTGGAGGAACCACCCCGCCGCCGAATGTGGAGTGTCGTTTTGCCCTTGATGGCGGTATTGTTGATCGGTGGCACTTGGTGGGGATGGCAAGAGCAGTGGTTTTTTTCCGGTCCGCATTTGATCCTTACCCACGATGATCAAACGTGGACATTGGATTTGACCCGTGTAGGCTATGACGGGGAGCGACCGGAAAGTGTCGATCGTGAGCAGCTGCGTGCATGGTTGCAAACCGTGGCACAGGAGGTGGACCAACCCGCCCAGGATGCTCGGATGAAACGGTGGGGAGATCCTATTGAACAAAGCGAACCGGGAAAAGTGTTGGATGTAGCCGTCATTGAGGAAAAATGGTTAAAGCAACTGGATTCTTATATCGATCATCCACAAACCATTCCGATGATGACGGTGCACCCGAAAGTACAGGAAGAAGACTTTGCTGTCGTGGATGAGAAGGAATGGTCCGTTTTTACCACGCGCTATGACGTTGCAAATACGGCACGGGCCGCCAATATTGCCCAATCCGCTACAACGTTGGATGGACGGGTCGTCAATCCTGATGAAACCCTCTCTTTTTTGAACGAAGTGGGAACAGAGGACCAATATGGAACGGTTATTCGCACCGTTGACGGCATCTCCCATGAAATCCCCGCTGGCGGGATATCCCAGACGGCTTCCACCTTGTTTAACGCGGTCGATCAGCTTGATCTGGAAATTATTGAACGTCATACATATAGCGACCGTGACGGGTATGTCGCCGTCGGTCGGGATGCCTTTGTCCGCTGGGGAGAAGGAGAAAAAGATTTTCAATTTCGCAACACATTGAATCATCCCATTCTAATCCGCACAGAAGTGGGATCGGGATATGTAACCATCCGTATTTTTTCGGGATTGGAAGCTAACCCTCGGCTGAAGGAAATCCCGCCTGCATCGGTGATGGTTGCGCCGGAGGGCGATTCGTTTGAGCCACTGCCGGAGGAAGAACTGGATTCGGCCCCTGCAACGGAGGATAACACTGAGGGGTCCGCTCCCAATTCGGACAACACAAAACCTTCCAATGGACAAAAGGGATCATCGCCGGATACGGGCCAACCTGACAGAACACCTGGGAACGGGGGACAAGAAAACCCTAGTGATGGGGGAGAGGACGATCATTCCACAAACCCACCTGTTGACTCTGATCCACCTGCTCCTGAACCGGAGCCCGGTGATGAGGATGGTGGAGATGAGCCGGAAAATCCACCGGAAAACCCCGGGGACACCACGTCCCCGGAGGATCCGGAGGAAGGTCAGCAACCAGAAGAGGAAGGAGATTCTACGGAAGATGAACGGACAATCGAATAA